TGAAATCttctattttgtgttttaataaCTTAAGTCTGGTTTTCGATGTTTTGCCCATGGGACAAATGCAGAAAACTGAGACTAAATAGCCTGAAACTCCAAGAAATAGAAAATggacaaaaaaagcaaaagactcttcacaaagtctATGCAAGGTATGTTCATAACTACATACCTCAGTGACAACATGGACAAGGGAAAGGCTACAATTATTCTCCACAGGgatgtaaaatataaaatatctatctggattttttttttttttcataaattctCTATAAAATAACATGTATTGAGCCAAGAACCCCATCGAGAGATGACAATACAATGAAAGAACATGTGTTAGAGGAAAACCCCCAGAGTCGTGTCAGTTCCATTAGGactatgtacatacatgtacatttgtacatgccCTGTAAGTTGAACCCAACCTACTGCTTTTATAAACACACTCATCAGTCCCAGCAAACATGGCAAACAAATTCAGATACATTTCCCCCATTCTGCTTCACAGAAAGAACTCTCCCTTGACAGCAAAATTCCACACCAAATTGGGAAAGCTCAATAAAGTCTCACAATAATCACCCGACAAAGAAGAATCCTTCACATTCCAACccctcaaacaaaaaataaaaacaaaaatctgcaAAAGATCAAGAAATTACGTCCATCAACAATCCTCAAATTAAAACCCAACAGTAAATCATCGCCTTCAGGCCTTGGACATATCATACACACCTGAAAATCATCCTCAAGCAATCAAGCATCCTCACAATTAATAAAGATTATTAGATTATACGAGTCATCTAGGGGGTCTCCTAGATACAGCCGATTACATCTCTCGTGCATCAACCTTGCATATAATCAAACAAGAAGAATGTACCACTTTACGGTCCACAGATCTCATTAATTCCTAATGAAGTCATTTCTCTTTCAAGGAAGCTGTTAGTATGGGATGATTGAACACTGTGACCCcccatactttttttttccccgctcattttttttttttttgatagctTGGTATATGACGGAGAAGCTTAATTAATTTATATAGCACCTTTTTTGGTGCTGTGGTTTTGATCTGAGTGcatcattgtttaatttgtttagcAGCAGGTGATGTAAATGTACAGTGTTGCTAATTTTATGCTGTACGATTTTTACGACAAAACTTTTCCACCAAATTCTTTATTGTGGTCagtgcaggcctgtatgcttcgtttttgaaagggctaggggaccaaagcattttctcctttagttaagggcaccctatgaggaaattgtcaatttctgcTGGAGGATTccaaggcatggaggcaatcgccctTGTTGCCTCTGTGTAGTATCAGTATCTGATAGATAATGTAtcttggtggagagaagcaactatgGTGAATAAGAAATAACTGgcaaatacataaaaaaatctTTCCATAGTTCTTGCTTGGGATCTTGCTTGATCTGCAATGAGGCAATGATCGGAAAGATGCAATGTTTtttctgggtggagagaagcagctATGGTGTGAAAGAAATAACTGTCTAACACATAGACAAATTATTTTCCACCTCTTGTTTTGAATCAGTTTGATCTACAGTATGTCGCAGTGACTGTCTTTCCgagtggagagaagcaactacatgtatgaagtGTAAGAAATGAATGCCCAATACATAAACCAAATCTGTTCACAGTTCTTGCTAGGGGTCAGTTTGATCTGCACAATTTTGCAGTGATCTGACAGATGCTTACGTATTTCTGGGTGGAGAGAACAACTGTATGGTGTATAAGAAAATATTGGCTAATAGTATACAAACAATCTTTCCAGTCCACAGTTCATGCTTGGGATCAGTTTGATCTGCAATGCATGGATGTGATCTACTTGTAATAGATGCCAATGTCTTTCCGGATGGAGAGAAGAAACTAtggtataataaaaataactgtCTAACACATAGACAAAGTAGTTTCCAGCTCTTGTTTGGAATCAGTTTGATCTGCAACAAGTGGCAGTGATCTGAATGCCAATGTTATTGTGGGTGGAGAGAAACAACTCTGGTAAAAAGAAGTAAATGTCCAAGAAATAGAACAAAAATCTTTCTATAGTTCTTGCTTGGGAGCAGTTTGGTCTGCAAGGTGAGGCAGTGTTCTGATATATGCCAATTGATGTATTTCTGgctgaagagaagcaactatggtaaaaagaagaaattgtcCCAGACATAGAATAAGTCTGTCCAGCACTTTATTGTGATTAGTTTGATCTGCAATTCATGGCAGTGATCTGATTGATGCTACTGTCtctctgggtggagagaagaaaCTATGGTGTACAAGAAATTATTTGTGAAGACACAAGCTTAGAAACTTGCAGCCCAAGTTTCAACCCTTTAGTCTACAGTGGTTTGATAAATGCCATTGTCTTTATGGGCAGAGAGAAGCAACTATGGTGTGTAATGCAATGTGTGGCAGAGATCCAATATATGCCAATGTCTTTCCAGGTGGAGAGAAGCACACATTTTGTAAAAGAGGTATGGCTAACACCTAGACAAAGACTTTCTGAAGTCTTGATTGTGATCAGTTTGATCTGCAATAAGTGCCAGTGATCTGATAGATGCCAATGTCtttctgggtggagagaagcaactatgatctaaaagaaataactggccaacacataaaaaaaaatcaacagtttTTGCTTCGGATTAGTTTGATCTGCAAATATAAGTGCCAGTGATCTGATAGATGCAAACTGTCattctgggtggagagaagcaactatgTTGTAAAATAATCAATTTTCCAAGACATGGAAAAAGACTTTCCCAGCTCTTGATAGGGATCAGTTTGATGTAGGTTGCGAGaagcaactacatgtacatgtaggtgtacaGGAGCTAAATGTAAGTTGCAAAGACATAAAGCTTATAGAAACCTGCTGCCCAAGTTTGGactattttgtttggtttggttgatgCCTACGTGTACACTAAGTTTGGAGAGTGGCAGCTACAAGTACATGGATGTGTAAAACAGAAGTTTGCCCTGACATACAGCTTTCAAAACTGCCCCAGTTTGACCCAATCTTGTCTACTGTCataacttttaaaggcactggacacctttggtagttgtcaaagacttgtcttctcatttggtgtatctcaacatatgcaaaagtaacaaatctgtgaaattagTCAATTGACTCAAGTCATCGATGTTGCAAAACTttaggcctaaagtcttttaatactttGAGTAAATAATAgccttttttctaaaaaactacgctacttcagggggagccatttctcaccatgttttatactctcaacagctctccattgctcaataccaagtaagttgttatgcaaacaactaataatatttaaaaatgcaaagaaataataataaataataacaataataatttcaaataattatcaatagtgtcaagtTCCTTAAACGTCTTTGAAATAGTAAAGGGTGTCTTGACACACGTACAATGTAAGACCTTGCCTTCCTACAATTTGAGGGTAAATAATTTGTGCTTTTtagtcaaaaaagaaaaaaaaatgcaaaattataattgttcaatgatttctttcaacacaaaacccctccagctataaaatggcaaggccctcgggtaaacaccTCCTTAtgaggagattgctgtgcgcgtcccGCGTATTGTaagcgtgatgtggcacaactgtaaCGGCCATTGCTATCGCccaataggaatgaaaaaaactgtcttataagcacaggtgcaagctcgcatgtcacgcccatgtttcaatatttttgactggtcaatatcaaaagtttaaacacccccacatgacgcgctctccaccaataggaatagcgaaactgtcttaggtatttatgaatgtgtaaCAACATCGCAACAGTAAAAAGGTGTTAGTTTGTGGTTTGGTTGAGCGTATAATTGAATGCATCATTTATGGAGAGGCATATAAATCAGTGTTGAGAAAGAGTGACCTTGAGAGGAGCCAACGTCGGACAACAAGGGTAAATAGTGACTAAGAACCCTTGGCATTGTCGGACACAAATCAACAAGAAAGAAAACCTCCAGTCAAAGAGTGGtgctttttctttaaatattaaactttATTTCATAACCTTGTATTGAATCAGAAAGCTAAATGTACCTAGGAGATTACCATGTTTTAtcaaaagaaacacaaaatcaaTATTAAACATTACTTGCAGGTAAATAACGCCGAAGAGGACACTTATCTCTGCAACTGTATGGATCACAGTACTTGGTATTTTGAGACGCCAAAAAATATGCATTAAATTCATCTACAAAGTTTTAGAATTATACATTATATGGGACTTTGGgcattgcatgttgaggtatcaataaaaataggtttgcggtgacaccatgtgtgtatctaccatGTCGAGCCCTGCctacgatgactagagcaaaaAAACACTCTAACCTAATATTTATAGAACTAGGTACAACAACAGGAATATCACTGGGTTTTTGTATACTTTCATTGAAGTGGTCAAATTTTCAGACAAATATCTCTGAAAGATGCAATTCATTGGTTTTAAGATAGTGTAATCATGATCATGGCTTTCAAGAAAAAATATATCTGCAAAAatatctggggggggggggaaaaagAAGCAAGTTCTTGTGGCCGATTCATTGAAATGTGGGTGCGAATCCAGGGGCGAATTTCTCGGCTCTACTTATCGCATAAAATGATTCTGGAGTAATTCTGAAAAGTGATTCTGAAATGGTGCCCCCCACCTCTCCTCCATTCTGTAAGCGAAATGATTTGCCTACCGGCTTTGTGAAACTGGAAGCTGCAATGCCTGCATTTTTTAACCAAACTAAAGCTAATCAACATCCTTCCAAATAACCCGaaaaatagttaaagacacgggacactatcggtaattgtcaaagaccagtcttctcacttggtgtatctcatgacgtatgcattaaataacaaacatgtgaaaatttgagctcaattggtcatcgaagttgtgagattataacaaaagaaaaaacaagccTGTCACACGAGATGGAGCCTTCAGTTCGAGAACCCTACAcgaaaatctaattctgaggtctcaaaatcaaatccttggaaaattactaccaattcaaagggagctgtttctcacaatgatactatcaacagctccccattactggttaccaagtaaggttttatgctaataattattttgagtaattaccaatagtgtccactgcccttaatgGCCTGCCGTTTGACCCACGAGTCTTTCTTGTTTTAGTTAATACATTAGGTGCTCACGATCACCATTTTcggcttactgtgcaagcgccaaacaAGTCAGAAGGCCTACAATACCAGACAATAATATAAAATTATGCTTCAATTCTATTATACCCATATATGGACCACATGGGTTCTCCCTAGGATTGTTCAACCCTTTGTGATTTGGCTGGAaagcatgctgaattgaaacagCACTAGCTGTAAAAGCCAAGAATGTCCTAGTCCATGTAGTAGCGTGGAGTACACACCCACCCAatacaaaattccctgctattCCCGTAAAATACTATTGATGTAAGCGTTGAATGTTATGCTTTAAATGTAAGAGCCGATTTGTagtgccatgaaatttggccctggtcttaGCAGACCTCAAAGTggaagacatacatgtatatccgtGGTGCTAGGGGTGCTGTGGTTGTGGTGGAAggggatgatgatgatgaagtggAATGATATGAACATTTCTTGATGTCAAATCAAAATTGCAGTGCTTAGTTTGCAgtgcattgaaaaataaaacccacCAAAACCTGCAGATCACCTGTTCAGATGTGAGTTAAAAAGTCCAGCACAGGAATTGGCAATCAGGCTGATGATCCATAGACATTTCCAGCCCAACAAACTTCCAACAGTCTCAGACGACTCTAGCACCGCATCACAGTCATGTCCAAATAATTGTTTCCTTTGCTCATTCATAACGAGAGGTTATTGACCTCGTTCTCGGTGTCATTTACTCTGTTGTTTCTCCCACTGCTCTGGCGTTAATGTCTTCATTGAGAATGCGTGGATGGTCTTCATTTCTTCTGCTATACAATCGTTTACCATTCTGcagtttcaaaaaaagaaaaaacaacgcAAATTTTAAGAAGGGCGATTTTTGATTCCACTTTGTCAACCCCGCGCCCCCTTACAGGCTCAAATTTCCCACTGTACTGTATACCCATACGGAGCTCACAGAATCAAGACCTGAAAATACACAGAGGCCttggaggccatggtctctgttgcccctggtcttggccttggcgCTAAGCTTGGGCGCTatccatttattttattcacgatatatcgctgaCAATATACGGCGATATTCGATacaatcgcgattaattaaatttggcatcatcagtcttcaaactccaagtgaaagttgtagaagagacagtcatagcataagagaggtgttctaatgacctattcttctggttttactccaaaccaatggggtgcaagatgtctcagctaggaaaaacatcgcgatattgcgatacttaatcgatatcgcgatatatcgcgacatatcacgatatattgcgatatatcgcgatatatcgatatttcgattgaAACCAAATCGAtctgatatcgaaatcgtttccaaattagtatcgcgatattcgataatatcgtggtatcgcccaagcttacctgGTGCCTCTTCAAAAGCTTCCCATTAACCATTgatttaagattttccaatgggtAAGCcattttgcaaattgtaattaGCCTTGCCCTTAtcagaaatcaaattcaaagcTTGTGCGTCCTGTGGAAAGCGACCCAACAAGCTACCAGTTTAAAAACACTGAGCATACCCACaagtgaccagggcccaatttcataaagctaaaAATTAGTACacacaaatttctgctaagAAAATTGCTTTGGCTAttaagcaagaaatgacttAGGTACCAGTTTATGCGAATAAGGCTTCAAATGCCCAGCTCGATTTAAAGCAGAGCTTGTGAACTGGCACCAACAGATGGATTGCACCAAGTGTCATCGACtgtttgatgaaatgtgcacgcgTGCAAGGCTTTCATCGGCTGAGAGTTGTTGCCACAACTGTACACgcatgcacttttccattgtttatcatcaaatttgGTGGTCAAAAGCTTAGAGCAATCCTTCATTCGCATCAGGGAATGGTACAATGAAGAATTGCATGTACTTCTGTTTGAAATTGCCCACACTGGCTCAAATGCTTCAACACTCACCTGTGTCTCTGTAGTAGTGGTTTACCAGTGAAGACATCTGATACGATGACAACATTGAACTTGGCTCCACACCCACTCGACTCATCAACCACCTCctgcaaaaaaacaataacaagaataaatattgtcgtctagttactgaatcacaatttcttgatttgtgcagttcataaccaatgtttgtatgagagaaattggttgtttgccgagttcccttgatgggaagatcactaaacaaacaaacaaacaaacaaattaaccaaGTCAAACTCATTGGCTTTGGCTGTACAGTGATTCGAGTTGATTATTTCAAATTGAAGTGCACTAATATAGTAGTATGGGTACCATAGGCATATTATTGCACTTGATCCTAACATTTTGGAATTTAGGAGTTTGACTTTGAATAGTCAAACAGCCTTGAAACTGAAAACTGGACACTTGACCCTTTGGAACATACTTGACACTTGGGACAAGACACTTGACCCCAAAGACTTTACATTTTGACCCAAGGGAGAAAAGACATGGCACCGACTTGACCCTAGAGACCCAAAGACTTGACAAGTGACCTGACactaaatattttgtacaagCCCGCCTATCATTTTCGATTTTGTGAACAAAACAGCATCTTTGACATTTGGTGCTAAGAGACATGACACTTACTTGACCCAAGAGACTTGACACTTGACCCAAGAGACTTGGCACTTCCCCACCTTAATACTTGACATTTGATCCAAGGGGCTTACATGTATCCAGGTGACTCTTCATTCAAGAGACTTGAAACTAACTCAACCAAATGCACGTGAACCCAAGTGACTTGGCACTTGACCCCAAGAACTTGACATTTGACCCAAGGGGGCTTATAATGGAAACCAGTCATCTCGCGTTTTTCAATAAGTTAGGCCTAGGATCCCCTGTCTTTCCCCTTAGATGTCATGGAAACAATAGCAAAACAATGCGAGAATCGACCTGTACATGTACTAAATTTTGGAATTGGACCCAAAGgatccgcaaaaaaaaaattttttcaaCAACGGAGTAACTTTTGTCCaaaattgtggtttttcaaCAAGTTATCCTCAgcaaaaaatgtataaagtctttaaggattccctttcttgaatcaagttaaaaacaataaaaaattccCTTTAGAAAATCATTGAAACAATAGGCAAAAATTCGTAGGAggcgactttgttagggggTGATTTTTCGGGGGGCGACTGTGTAGGGGGGCTACTTtgtagggggcgacattgtgaGGGGGCGAGTTTGTACCCAGAGGGGGCAAGCTTGCTGGGGGGGCGACTTTTTAGGGGGCGACTTtttagggggcgactttgccaggggggcgagatgactggcATTCCTTATAATTATGCAACTCTTGACTCAGCCACTTTACACTTGTAAGCAACCCAAGAGACTTGACACTTGACCCAAAAGACTTTACTCCTGACTGAGGAGCAAGTTGTCACTTGACTCAACCAACTTGACACTTGACGCAAGATAATCTATATTTTCCTGTAAGATTTGATACTTGACCCAAAAGCACATCTCAAGAGACTTTACATTACAATCTAGTGAACTGACATTGACCCAAGAGGCTTGCCTCCTGACACAGGAGTCTCTTACACTTGACCCAAGGGATCTGACACTTGACCTATGAGACATTTGACAAGCTAGGGGTAGGGTTATTTTGTTTCTGgttaataatggaaatttatagCGCCCATCCAAAGAACGTTCCTTGTCGCTGAACAATTAAGCAAACTATTAAAATCCATACAGTTATAAATACCCTCAGAGAAAATatagtaaaaaatgtaaatgaatGCAGCTGTTGTTCAATTGTGTATTTTAACACTATCTTTGtatagcttaaaggcagtggacacaattggtaattgtcaaagactagccttcacagctgctgtacctcaacatatgcataaaataataaacctgtgaaaatttgagctcaatcagtcatcgaagttatgagataataatgaaagaagaaaacacccttgtcaaacgaagttgtgtgcgtttcgatggttgatttcgagacctcaagttctaaatctgaggtctcgaaaacaaattcatggaaaattacttctttctcgaaaactatggcacttcagagggagccgtttctcacaatgttttataccatcaacctctccccattacttgtcaccaagaaaggttttatgctaataattattttgagtaattaccaatagtgtccactgcctttaagctaattAATAAAACAGgccactttttaaaatgtcaagtcATGCATGCCTGTGCTGTGTGGACTGAATGGATTGCGTTTGTCTGGCCATGGTCTGGCACTTTCATTACTCTTAACTGTATCAAAGATGGTATTAATAATTGATAACTAGCTAATTAAACACTCAGGTCGAATGTCAATTAAGTTTGTATGACTCAGCCTACAGAGCAAGGAACACGAATCGGCCTCAGTATGGTAAAAGTCATACTGCACTGACATTGTGCCTGAGAGTAGTGTAAATAAGTGTAGTAGTGTGTGCCATGTGCACATTAATCGTCACATGGGTATGCTATTTTAACTTACAATGTGTGAAGCTTGGAGATTTTCTTTCAGCTTACATGTCAACCCCTCTGCTGTAATAGCTGCCATGCCTTTCCTATCGTTTTTGTATAAATTGGTGTCAATTTGAAAGGTTTATTCTGCGTATTTCTAGACCCAGACCCTTCTTCTTTCTGCTGCTGCAGCCTGCAATGTTTTCGATAATAGTGAGGGCGCCCTCTCTTGTGGAAGTTTAGTTAGTGAagatttcctctctttttttgcGGGCAATGTTTCATCACTGTTGAAGTTCTGTTGAATTGAACAGAATCCCCTTGACATCACTATTCTTACAATTATGGAATTATCTTGTGCATGCAATGATGAGTGCACCCCTTTGATACtataccatgcaatgcctcactAATCCAGTATTATAATTTTTATGGTGATGGGGGCCGCAGGGCCAATTAAGGTGTCCTGGGACATCAATAACATGGTACAGATGCAGCAGGTGTTCGGGCGCCTTGCTCTCACCGTGCCTGCATCCTGCTGCTGAATACGGGATGGGGTGTAAGATGAAGAGGAGGTAGTGACAGCTGGAAAGGTGGACTCTGAAATCCCACGAAGCTTCCGGAATACGAATATCATTAGAATTTATAATTGGCCACAGTGCagaatttcatgaagcctgcaTGCAAGCACAAACTtgcttgcttagcacagaattgctcagcagaaatagGTTATCCAGCCCAAATTTCATTAAGTTTGCATCGCTGTGGCTGTACTGCCTGACtggctcatttttgcttagaaaTTTTTTTCACTGCAGTTTACTTTCTgcttgaaatttggcccagacaCAAAGTGTAAACGGTTGTAGGCCTAACGGAGAAGAATAGTGGACAACTGTTTACTAGcaacattttgctttaaaaaaaagggagagAAGAAGATGGCAAGGGtatatgtggggggggggggggtggcatgGGGCAACCCAAAGCGAGACAGCTATAGGGGGTAGAGCATCAGTAGTGTAAATTTAGCTGACACGTGCCCCCCTTTCTGCAGAATGTCTGCCACAATACTACACAGCCTGATAATAATGTAAAATTTTAATATTGAGGCCTACAGGTTCACTACAGATTAATAgtagaagaagatctgagaaAGATGTGCTGTCTTTATCcataattcaaaaataaaatcgttTAAGCTACAATCTCTCTAAAATTAAAGACCAGGAATAGTGAGCAGGAATTCTAGGCCCtgtgtggctcttttgtaaacgtAACAAAGGATGTCAAAGGGTatgctgtaaaaacaaaatatccgtgaaatttacggcactttacctggcaccctagctgccaggtaaagtgccgtaaattgtacagtgaaagttttgtaaaattgtgCCGTAAAGGAATAGTTTGCAAAACTTCTACCGTGTCTTGTACAgctttacctggcaccctagctgccaggtaaagtaccgtgtttttttatatatatatatatatatatattttttttttttgttacagtgTATAGGCCTACCATGGTCAACTGCTTACTTATAAAACAATTGTATATATGGGAATCGTAACAACCTTACGACGAATGACCACTATAGGTGAATGGTACAGAGTCCTCAGCAACAGTGGGATTTTTATAAACATATTGACTGAGTTTCCAGCAACACTCAGGCGAAACAACACTGTCCTCAACTACCAGTACGCCATGAAGACATTAACCTTGTTTATATTGACCATATGGAAGTTGTTATGGATTTATTGGCTTTTGAGGACACACGGTTTGAATGTGTAATTCCTTTTAAATCGGATTGTGAATTATTTAGCAATAAAATTAGCATTcgtaattatttatttgctatATACCCCTCAGGAGAAACCGAAGAGGCGATTTTTAGGTTCAGCGAACTTTTGAAGGGAGGGGCGGGGACGAGACATTTTGATCGACAACACTAATATTCAACACAAATTGTaaacataataatttatttcgAGGACAAAGGctcgtttaaagccattggacagaaaaaaaaaagttcacagatttacaaataacttacagggtttacagaaggtagtggtgaaattcttctattgaaatattattccatgaaatgctttactttttgagaaaacggtaaaacaatatcaattctcgttaacgagaattacggatttattttaaacacatgtcatgacacggcgaaacgcgcggatacaagggtgggttttcccgttattttctcccgactccgatgaccgattaagcccaaattttcacaggttagtttcttgatatagaagttgtgatacacgaagtgtgggccttggacaatactgtttaccgaaagggtccaatggcacctttggtaattgtcaaaaaccagtcttctcacttggtgtatcccaacatatacatcaaaataacaaacctgtgaaaatttggagtCAACTGGTTGTCGAAgctgcgagagaataatgtaagaaaatacaccctttcacacacaaagttgtgtgctttcagatgccttaaattcgagacctcagctgaggtatcttATTCAGTtcaattatttaagtgagaaatttacttctttctctaaaaaaaaatacgtcacttcagaaggagctgtttcccataatgttttatactatccattgctcgttaccaattatgCTACTACAtctatgttgagtaattaccaatagtgtcaagtgcctttaatataaaaagTCCGGCAGTAAAATGATTGATCCATGTTCAGTAGACCTTGTATTATATAAACCTAATCTGCATGATGACACCTTGTGAACTTTGGATCCACCTTTCCCCTTGTTAGTCTTATATTTTTTGGTGAGCACCTTTGTGATGAAGCACCCTGTCTGCAATCCAAGGAAGTTCGGTGGCCATTTTTTTTCCTAATTACAAGTTACGATAAACTCATTTATTTCAAGGACAAAAACTCGTTTGTCTGCATCCACCCTGCTCCcacttgtgtgtgttttgtgtgtgcatCAACACATTCAGACTCGTGGCCATTTTCTACTAAGGATTTTTGCTAAACCTCGATTTAGGTTCAGGCCTCGTCTCCAGGCTTCATTTCAGTACTGTGCAAAATGTACACTGCCTCGAGAACCCCAAACCCGGAGCTGGAGCCAAACGCCGAGATTTTGAAAAGGCACCATAAAAGAGTATTGTAatgtaaatgtaatgtaaaaTTAATGAGACATTTCACGTTGCAGAGGCACATAAATCCACTGCATCCAACCAGCCCAAGTCTTTATACGCACTTTGCGCATTTTGTTAAATCTTGCACCTTCGCACCCAATATCTTTGATTACCGTATTTTCCCTACAGACTCCTACAGTTTCCTGAATGTGTATTAATTCCTACGAATTGTCGTACCATGGAGGtctaattttcttcctccatggtctttACCTTGCCAGGCCGAGGTCATTGAACGCAATAGGTGCACGGAAGATGAGCCGAGTTTGTCAGTTGATATGTAACTAAACTACCTGGAAATTGCTCTGGCCACTTGGGGGTTTTCACTTCCATCTGTTGAAGGGGCAAACATCTCTTTCAGTATGGGGTATTATTTATTAGGAGATATATCATTCCATAGTTAGCAAAAACATCGGTCAGTTTCCCCAAGTGTTTGTGCCTATTTTGTTATGGAGATTATAGATCTATGCAAAGTTCGGATTTGAAATAATCCCCCTGGGGCTGTGGGATTATGTTGAGTATCGAATatccagttttaaaggcactggacacttttggtaatcactcaaaataattgttagcatacagacttacttggtaacgagcaa
Above is a genomic segment from Asterias rubens chromosome 5, eAstRub1.3, whole genome shotgun sequence containing:
- the LOC117290994 gene encoding bolA-like protein 2: MAAITAEGLTCKLKENLQASHIEVVDESSGCGAKFNVVIVSDVFTGKPLLQRHRMVNDCIAEEMKTIHAFSMKTLTPEQWEKQQSK